From Macaca mulatta isolate MMU2019108-1 chromosome 1, T2T-MMU8v2.0, whole genome shotgun sequence, the proteins below share one genomic window:
- the PDE4DIP gene encoding myomegalin: protein MSFLIDSSITITSQLLLMLEGLVDERSRLNEALQAERQLYSSLVKFHAHPESSERDRTLQVELEGAQVLRSRLEEVLGRSLDRLNRLETLAAIGGGELETVQIHHKHAY, encoded by the exons ATGAGTTTCCTGATCGACTCCAGCATCACGATTACCTCTCAG TTGCTGCTGATGCTAGAAGGACTAGTGGATGAACGGAGTCGGCTCAATGAGGCCTTACAAGCAGAGAGACAGCTGTATAGCAGTCTGGTGAAGTTCCATGCCCATCCAGAGAG CTCTGAGAGAGACCGAACTCTGCAGGTGGAACTGGAAGGGGCTCAGGTGTTACGCAGTCGGCTAGAAGAAGTTCTTGGAAGAAGCTTGGACCGCTTAAACAGGCTGGAGACCCTGGCCGCCATTGGAGGTGGGGAACTGGAAACTGTGCAAATTCATCACAAGCATGCCTACTGA